In Haematobia irritans isolate KBUSLIRL chromosome 1, ASM5000362v1, whole genome shotgun sequence, a genomic segment contains:
- the LOC142219634 gene encoding carbonic anhydrase 7-like, which translates to MEIIRSILHMACIIFSFRSTNSWTYHNQDEWKQEFQTCGLKNQSPISINTKEAIALELFPLIFQNYNNPYGGTLSNNGHSIQLVLHTDADNRPAIIGGLFHPYDRYELQSLHFHWGPNDTVGSEHVINGYPNSMELHMVHRNSKYKSMEEAIGQPDGFSVISRFVDARDYYQEFEALNPIVTSLPYIRKFKSQMEIPIFSLRDFIDDIRENENQLYYTYRGSLTTPPCSDNVNWFIFPKPLRVSSSQLTEIRSLLDDHNHRLDYNFRNLQDLGELTTVYVRKI; encoded by the exons ATGGAAATTATTCGGAGTATCCTTCATATGGCCTGcataatattttcatttagGTCGACAAACTCTTGGACTTATCACAATCAGGATGAATGGAAACAAGAATTCCAGACTTGTGGTTTGAAGAATCAATCACCCATATCAATTAATACAAAAGAG GCCATAGCATTGGAGTTATTTCCCCTGATATTCCAAAATTATAATAATCCTTATGGTGGCACTCTTTCGAACAATGGACATTCCATTCAATTGGTGTTACACACAGATGCGGATAATAGACCTGCCATAATTGGTGGATTATTTCATCCCTACGATCGTTATGAATTACAAAGTCTACATTTTCACTGGGGACCCAATGACACAGTAGGTTCCGAACATGTAATCAATGGATATCCCAATTCCATGGAATTGCATATGGTTCATCGCAATAGCAAATACAAGTCAATGGAGGAAGCTATTGGGCAGCCTGATGGCTTCTCGGTTATTAGTCGCTTTGTAGATGCTCGTGATTATTATCAAGAATTTGAAGCTCTTAATCCAATTGTCACTTCATTGCCTTACATTAGGAAATTCAAGTCTCAAATGGAAATTCCAATTTTCTCTCTACGGGATTTTATTGATGACATAAGAGAAAATGAGAATCAGTTGTATTACACCTATAGAGGATCTCTGACAACACCTCCCTGTTCGGATAATGTGAATTGGTTTATTTTCCCAAAACCCTTAAGGGTGTCATCTTCCCAACTCACCGAAATTCGTTCACTTTTAGATGATCATAATCATCGTTTGGATTACAATTTTAGGAATTTGCAAGATTTGGGAGAGCTTACTACTGTCTATGTTCGAAAGATTTGA